The Streptomyces sp. NBC_00224 genome has a window encoding:
- a CDS encoding GNAT family N-acetyltransferase codes for MHELCSTAALPCDPPLLWAAQGLTGASRARAWVSGDGRAFAVAVPDLSRHDRLAVSGPVGSLAPLVAEVLAETGPSYRPLGDEATVRALVEALPELRPVATFGWMSRTRPLSSAEAGAADEGKARWLADDDAEEITALLAEAFPGSYAVPGAPGVGRWAGTRDDAGRLTSVAALAWSSPEVGLLAGVAVHPSARGRGLARTVVAKVLAEALAVHGTAALMVDGANDGAIRLYEGLGFAYRRFLAAELTPDI; via the coding sequence ATGCACGAACTTTGCTCGACCGCCGCCCTGCCCTGCGACCCGCCGCTGCTGTGGGCCGCCCAGGGCCTGACCGGGGCCTCCCGCGCCCGCGCCTGGGTGAGCGGGGACGGCCGCGCCTTCGCCGTCGCCGTCCCCGATCTGTCCCGCCACGACCGGCTGGCCGTCTCGGGGCCCGTCGGGTCACTGGCCCCGCTGGTCGCCGAGGTGCTCGCCGAGACCGGCCCGAGCTACCGCCCGCTCGGCGACGAGGCGACCGTGCGGGCCCTGGTGGAGGCGCTGCCGGAGCTGCGTCCGGTGGCCACTTTCGGCTGGATGAGCCGTACGCGCCCCCTGTCGTCCGCCGAGGCGGGCGCGGCGGACGAGGGCAAGGCGCGGTGGCTGGCGGACGACGACGCGGAGGAGATCACCGCGCTGCTCGCCGAGGCCTTCCCCGGCTCGTACGCGGTGCCGGGCGCGCCGGGCGTCGGGCGGTGGGCGGGCACCCGGGACGACGCGGGCCGCCTCACCTCGGTCGCCGCGCTCGCCTGGTCGTCCCCCGAGGTCGGACTGCTCGCGGGCGTCGCCGTGCACCCGTCGGCGCGGGGCCGGGGCCTGGCCCGTACGGTCGTCGCCAAGGTGCTCGCCGAGGCGCTGGCCGTGCACGGGACGGCGGCCCTGATGGTGGACGGCGCCAACGACGGGGCGATACGGCTGTACGAGGGCCTGGGATTCGCATACCGGCGCTTCTTGGCGGCGGAGCTGACGCCGGACATATAG
- a CDS encoding PP2C family protein-serine/threonine phosphatase produces MSAALRTGRRPQVRQRSDGGGREGSRRLGLVRTLPALLLVAGVVLDVATPPDLTAAALFAAAPLIAAPFFGPAGTAVAGASAVGAVLLTEYLHDIPSTGEAVSELFTVTTVGALALFINRMLRRSGERLASARVIAETAQRAVLPTPAERIGGLQVAARYEAAQAGAFIGGDLFAVQDTPYGVRLVVGDVRGKGLEAVEAVAVVIGAFREAAEQETTLEAVAGRLERALTREGTRRDGLDAVEGFTTAVLAEIPRGAGTVRLVNRGHPEPLLLHADGALDALAPSDPALPLGMADLGVWPDRADAYPFPAGATLLFYTDGLSEARSVEPPGVFYDPHERLRGRIFPGPDQVLDALIDDVRRHTGGGANDDMALLAVGRPGVRQPERRRTMPVVP; encoded by the coding sequence ATGTCGGCGGCCCTGCGGACGGGCAGGAGACCACAGGTGCGGCAGCGATCGGACGGCGGTGGCCGGGAGGGCTCCCGGCGCCTCGGCCTGGTGCGCACCCTGCCCGCGCTGCTCCTGGTCGCCGGGGTCGTCCTCGACGTGGCGACCCCGCCCGATCTGACCGCCGCCGCCCTCTTCGCGGCCGCGCCCCTGATCGCGGCCCCCTTCTTCGGGCCGGCCGGTACCGCCGTCGCGGGCGCCTCGGCGGTCGGGGCGGTGCTGCTCACGGAGTATCTGCACGACATCCCCAGCACGGGCGAGGCGGTCAGCGAGCTGTTCACCGTCACCACCGTCGGCGCCCTCGCCCTCTTCATCAACCGCATGCTGCGGCGCAGCGGCGAGCGGCTCGCCTCGGCCCGGGTCATCGCGGAGACCGCCCAGCGCGCCGTGCTGCCGACGCCCGCCGAGCGCATCGGGGGTCTCCAGGTGGCCGCGCGGTACGAGGCGGCCCAGGCCGGTGCCTTCATCGGCGGGGACCTCTTCGCCGTTCAGGACACGCCGTACGGGGTGCGCCTGGTCGTCGGGGACGTGCGGGGCAAGGGCCTGGAGGCGGTGGAGGCGGTGGCCGTGGTCATCGGGGCGTTCCGGGAGGCGGCCGAGCAGGAGACGACTCTGGAGGCCGTGGCCGGGCGCCTGGAGCGCGCGCTGACCCGGGAGGGCACCCGGCGCGACGGCCTGGACGCCGTCGAGGGGTTCACCACGGCCGTGCTCGCCGAGATCCCGCGCGGCGCCGGGACCGTACGGCTGGTGAACCGGGGCCACCCCGAGCCGCTGCTGCTGCACGCCGACGGGGCCCTGGACGCGCTCGCCCCGTCCGACCCCGCGCTGCCGCTGGGGATGGCGGACCTGGGGGTGTGGCCGGACCGGGCGGACGCGTACCCCTTCCCGGCCGGGGCGACGCTGCTCTTCTACACCGACGGCCTCTCCGAGGCCCGCTCGGTGGAGCCGCCGGGGGTCTTCTACGACCCGCACGAGCGGCTGCGCGGCCGGATCTTCCCGGGGCCCGACCAGGTCCTGGACGCGCTGATCGACGATGTGCGCAGACATACGGGCGGGGGTGCGAACGACGACATGGCGCTGCTCGCGGTGGGGCGGCCGGGGGTGCGGCAGCCGGAGCGGCGGCGGACGATGCCCGTGGTGCCGTGA
- a CDS encoding M23 family metallopeptidase produces the protein MASNEPALGTQPVPPVSLYGVAPSDTEVWEEWDPTEESVRSVRGRHRVAKQRGGLARSSTVLGVGVIAAVGAGGMASAQSKPPVSISLPDSVADNLPDVKSLPGVGTLISDIAGDEKPDASPAAEADRAVASAPLTMAGVSRAEAEQGATGAGEALRARILQQAEQQQNDAEAEAKAVAEKAASQKAAAEAKAAQSAAEQKAAAAKKAAEEAAAKKAEEERLAELAKSFSLPVASYTITSTFGEAGSMWSSGHHTGLDFAAPTGTPLKAIHGGTVKSAGWSGSYGYRTVIELEDGSELWYCHQSSIAVSAGQKVTTGETIGRVGATGNVTGPHLHLEVHTPGGTGIDPMAWLQSKGLNP, from the coding sequence GTGGCGTCCAACGAGCCTGCCCTCGGCACCCAGCCGGTTCCCCCCGTCTCTCTCTACGGGGTCGCGCCCAGTGACACCGAGGTGTGGGAGGAGTGGGACCCCACCGAGGAGTCCGTGCGCTCCGTGCGCGGCCGGCACCGCGTCGCCAAGCAGCGCGGCGGGCTCGCCCGCAGCTCCACCGTCCTCGGCGTCGGCGTCATCGCGGCCGTCGGCGCGGGCGGCATGGCCAGCGCGCAGAGCAAGCCGCCGGTCTCCATATCCCTGCCCGACTCGGTCGCGGACAACCTCCCCGACGTCAAGTCCCTGCCGGGCGTGGGCACGCTGATATCCGACATCGCGGGCGACGAGAAGCCCGACGCCTCCCCGGCCGCCGAGGCCGACAGGGCCGTCGCGAGCGCCCCCCTCACCATGGCGGGCGTCTCCCGGGCCGAGGCCGAACAGGGCGCCACCGGCGCCGGCGAGGCCCTGCGCGCCCGCATCCTCCAGCAGGCCGAGCAGCAGCAGAACGACGCCGAGGCCGAGGCGAAGGCGGTCGCCGAGAAGGCCGCGTCCCAGAAGGCGGCGGCCGAGGCGAAGGCCGCGCAGAGCGCCGCGGAGCAGAAGGCGGCGGCCGCGAAGAAGGCCGCCGAGGAGGCCGCCGCGAAGAAGGCGGAGGAGGAGCGTCTGGCCGAGCTCGCCAAGAGCTTCTCGCTGCCGGTCGCCTCGTACACGATCACCTCGACGTTCGGCGAGGCCGGCTCGATGTGGTCCTCCGGTCACCACACCGGCCTCGACTTCGCCGCCCCCACCGGCACCCCGCTCAAGGCGATCCACGGCGGCACGGTCAAGTCGGCTGGCTGGTCCGGCTCGTACGGCTACCGCACGGTCATAGAGCTGGAGGACGGCTCGGAGCTCTGGTACTGCCACCAGTCCTCGATCGCGGTCAGCGCGGGCCAGAAGGTGACGACCGGCGAGACCATCGGCCGCGTCGGCGCCACCGGCAATGTGACGGGCCCGCATCTGCACCTGGAGGTGCACACCCCGGGCGGCACGGGCATCGACCCGATGGCGTGGCTGCAGTCGAAGGGCCTGAACCCGTAG
- a CDS encoding aldo/keto reductase, with the protein MTTLRPLGASDLSVFPLALGGNVFGWTADEAASFAVLDAYTKAGGNFVDTADTYSSWIPGNEGGESEKIIGKWLGARGNRADVVVATKVGAHPEFKGLAAPTIKAAAEASLRRLGTDYIDLYYTHFDDESVPVEEIVTALDQLVRDGKVRAVAASNISPERLRDSLDFSDREGLAKYVALQPHYNLVSRGTYEGRLQDTAARSGLAAVPYFSLASGFLTGKYRPGQHVESARAGSAAKHLETDRGAKVLAALDRVAQAHGAEPASVALAWLAAQPTVVAPIASARTVEQLPALLAVADLELTDAELSELKTASA; encoded by the coding sequence ATGACCACTCTGCGCCCCCTAGGTGCCTCCGACCTCTCCGTCTTCCCGCTCGCCCTCGGCGGCAACGTCTTCGGCTGGACCGCCGACGAGGCCGCGTCGTTCGCGGTGCTCGACGCGTACACCAAGGCGGGCGGCAACTTCGTGGACACGGCCGACACGTACTCGTCCTGGATCCCCGGCAACGAGGGCGGCGAGTCCGAGAAGATCATCGGCAAGTGGCTGGGCGCGCGCGGCAACCGCGCGGACGTCGTCGTCGCCACGAAGGTGGGCGCGCACCCCGAGTTCAAGGGGCTCGCCGCCCCCACCATCAAGGCCGCCGCCGAGGCGTCGCTGCGCCGGCTCGGCACCGACTACATCGACCTGTACTACACGCACTTCGACGACGAGTCCGTCCCGGTCGAGGAGATCGTCACCGCCCTCGACCAGCTGGTGCGGGACGGCAAGGTGCGCGCCGTCGCCGCCTCCAACATCTCCCCGGAGCGGCTCCGGGACTCGCTGGACTTCTCCGACCGCGAGGGCCTGGCCAAGTACGTCGCCCTCCAGCCGCACTACAACCTCGTCTCGCGCGGCACCTACGAGGGCCGCCTCCAGGACACCGCCGCCCGCTCGGGCCTGGCTGCCGTCCCCTATTTCTCGCTCGCCTCCGGGTTCCTCACCGGCAAGTACCGCCCGGGCCAGCACGTCGAGAGCGCGCGGGCCGGGAGCGCCGCCAAGCACCTGGAGACCGACCGGGGCGCGAAGGTCCTGGCCGCGCTGGACCGTGTCGCGCAGGCGCACGGCGCCGAGCCCGCGAGCGTCGCGCTCGCCTGGCTCGCCGCCCAGCCGACCGTGGTCGCCCCCATCGCCTCGGCCCGTACGGTCGAGCAGCTGCCCGCGCTCCTCGCGGTCGCGGACCTGGAGCTCACGGACGCGGAGCTGAGCGAGCTGAAGACCGCCTCGGCATAG